From Bdellovibrio sp. KM01:
TCTTTCAACAGGAGAGGTTTGTTCTCCTTTGGATAGCGATCCCAAAAAAGGTGCTTGTGTCTGTCGCGCTAAAACCAATTACGGAGATCAGATCATTGGTTGGAATAAAGACGAAGATTATGCCGTCGTGATTGGATCAAACGATTGGATGAGTTTATTTTCTACACAAGATTCTTTCGCTAATAAATTGGCGCGGTTGGATATTTCTTTAGGAAGTGAAAACCTGGGGGCCGAGTACTCGGTACGTTTTTGTTATTTGGGTCCCCAAGAGGTTTTGCAAAGACAGGGGACTACCACCACAGATTTGACAGAAGGAAAGTATTTCGTCGACGTTTCTTTGGCAGGTTCGAACTACAATCAAGCCCTCGACACTGTGGGCTTTTCATACCAGTGTGATTATCGCTATCGCGGGAATCAAACGGGCCCTCGTAAGAAAAACGACCAGGGACCCTCCAAGGGAGTGGTCGAGAACGACGATAGTGCTAGCTATACGATCTTTGGTAATTCACCAGGTTCTCGCCCTGGATCCGTCAATTTCTTGCAGCGCGCGCTGTCACTGAATTCCTCAGCCTCACAGGTTCCGCGCTTTTGCGTGTTTGAATTTAAATTTAAAGAACTGTCAGGAAAAAGCCTAGGCCGCAATACCAACGCCAGCCAAGTCAACTTTTCCGGGAAGCTTCGCATTTGCAAGCAAGGTACGTGTCCGTCCGGCTTCTAAAGTAGCTTGTGTACCAGCGTGGCAATTTTTACTTCCGCTGCGGTTCCGCAATACGTCGAAATTTTCCGGGCTGACCTATCACAAGTGTGCCAACGTCTGAAGACTTACAGGTTATTGTCGATGGGTCCGCCGAGAGCTTAATCTTGGGATTGTTCGAGGGACTTGTTGGTAAAATTCCATCCATTGACTTCTTCTGATTCGAATCGTTGAGTCCGAGACGTTTGCGCATTTGTGGAAGGAACTTACCGGACGATTCGGATTTTGTATTCCAATGGACTAAGGCTTTCGCAGAAGAATGTCTTCCCGGTGACAAGCGTACCGACGAGCAGTGGATGGAATTCGTCACGACGGTCATTCGCCGACAGGGCGCGCACCTTTGGATGGATAACGCCAAACCCGTTTCAATGGCCTTTGCCAGTCGTCCGACAAAAAATGTTGGATCAGGGCAAACAATTCTGTGTGCTTTACACTGACATCACCAACCCAACTTCGAATAAGATTTATCAGCAAGTGGGATATCGTGAAGTTGCTGATTCACGGCATTTCAACTTCGTCTAAAACTGTTCAGTATTTAATTCAAAATTAAGAACAATGATCGGGGAATAGGGCCCAAAGGGGGTGTTCCCCGAAAGTTGGGATCACTTATTTACAAACCCTCTGTGTTTTTACGCAAAGTATGCGCACAATAAAACACGGGGGATGTGAAGAGTGTCCAGGTTTAATGAAAAATCCAAAGAAGAGCTCATACAACATATCGAAACGCTCGAAAAAGAGCTTGAAGAACTGAAAGCTAAAAAGTCCTTTAGCTACGCTCCTCTGACGTTTGAGTCAGCGAGTATTCTTAAAGAGCGATACGAAGAATTACGCCTAAAGAATCCCAGTTTCTCACTCCGCTCATTAGCCCAAAAAGTAAAAATTTCCCCTGGGAAAATCTCGGACATATTCAATGGTCGCTACCAGTTATCACCAGAGTTGGCGAAAAGAATCACCGATAATTTGGAAATGCCTCCTAATAAGAGGAAGGAATTTTTGGATGCAGTCGCCAATGAAACCAATCGGGTTGAGGCCTATCGTGACTATGTGAAGTCAAGTATGGATCGAGCGAATTTCAATTTCAAAAGGACCGAGCTCACTGATCATGAAGGGATTGAGGTGATCGACCATTGGCTTTATATCGGCCTATTAGCTGCTATGAAAATTGAGGGTTTCGACAACACCATCACGTGGTTGGCCAGACAGCTAAAGATGGCTGAATCCCAAATTCAACCGCAAATGGATAAGTTAGAAAGATTGGGTTTAGTGGAAAGAAATGAAAACAAGTATTTCCCCATCCCGCAGTCTACAGGCTTTAGCAGTTCAAAATCCAATGACATTGAGAAAAGAAAAGGCGCCAAGAAAGCGTCAATTTCAGCTCTTCGCTATTTAGCAGATGACCTCGAGAACAGAACTGAACTGGATGATGTGGAAGCTTTGAAGCGAAAAAAGAAAAACCGTGATCTGTGCTGGGTGGCTGCCGTTGACAGCACCAAGCTTGAAGAAGTCCCAGATTTCTTAGGGCAGACAGTTCTAAACTCAGGGCAGCAGATCAAAGGCAATCCCGATCAACTTTAT
This genomic window contains:
- a CDS encoding TIGR02147 family protein is translated as MSRFNEKSKEELIQHIETLEKELEELKAKKSFSYAPLTFESASILKERYEELRLKNPSFSLRSLAQKVKISPGKISDIFNGRYQLSPELAKRITDNLEMPPNKRKEFLDAVANETNRVEAYRDYVKSSMDRANFNFKRTELTDHEGIEVIDHWLYIGLLAAMKIEGFDNTITWLARQLKMAESQIQPQMDKLERLGLVERNENKYFPIPQSTGFSSSKSNDIEKRKGAKKASISALRYLADDLENRTELDDVEALKRKKKNRDLCWVAAVDSTKLEEVPDFLGQTVLNSGQQIKGNPDQLYMIMLSCREIGRRPDENF